One segment of Pleomorphomonas sp. PLEO DNA contains the following:
- a CDS encoding RHS repeat-associated core domain-containing protein, with translation MRRVFASPTSAPAYGYDPYGVPQQTTAPLTDFGYADLITEPDSGLGLATYRAYDPRVGRWISRDPIGERGDPAGIYTHMSREIR, from the coding sequence GTGCGTCGGGTGTTCGCGAGCCCGACCAGCGCTCCCGCCTATGGCTACGACCCTTACGGCGTGCCGCAGCAAACGACTGCCCCGCTGACCGACTTCGGCTATGCCGACCTCATCACCGAGCCGGATAGCGGGCTGGGGTTGGCGACCTATCGGGCGTACGATCCAAGGGTTGGAAGGTGGATTAGCAGGGATCCGATTGGGGAAAGGGGAGATCCAGCGGGAATCTATACGCATATGTCCAGGGAGATCCGATAA